The sequence below is a genomic window from Providencia rettgeri.
CGGTTCCGCTCGCTTTAAGTGCTTTAACCCCTTCTAAATCTAGATATTCAATGTGGTCAACCGATAAACCTTTGTATCGAGCAACTAATTCGCTCCCACCTAAATTTGATAACTGCTCCATATGCCCTTTCACAGGAATGCCTAATTTCTGAGCTGCTGAAAATAATTTTTCGCTTTGGGCGAGGGAAAACCCCACGCTTTCACAGAAAACATCGACTGCCTCAAACAAGCCTTTTTCCCATAGTTCAGGCATAATTTTTTGACAAATCAAATCAATGTAGTCATCAGGCTTATCTTTATATTCAACGGGTACTGTGTGAGCGGAGAGTAATGTTGAACTGACTGAAATAGGATATTGTGCAGATAACCGTTTTGCGACTTGCAATTGTTTTTCTTCATTTTCATAGTCGAGACCATAGCCCGATTTCATTTCAATGCTTGTCACCCCTTCTCGAATTAATGCTTCGAGCCTTGGTTTTGCCCGCTCAAATAATTCGTTCTCGCTCATCTTACGTGTTTCTCGCACTGTAGAATTAATTCCACCACCTTGAACGCTGATGGTTTCATAAGAAACCCCATTCATTCGCTGTTCCCATTCAGAAGCGCGGTCACCACCAAAAACGAGATGTGTATGGCAATCGATTAATCCTGGGGTTATTAATTTACCTTTTACATCAATAACCTGGCAGTCATTTAATTCAATTTCCTGAGTAGGAACAATTGCAACTATTTTATTATCACGAACGACTAAATCATGGTGATTAATAAGTCCATAAGGGGCAGGCAGTTCTGGATCCATAGTGGCAATACGGCCATTACGCCAAACAACATCCTGCGAGTGTGTTTTGAATACCATCGTTTTTCCTATTGTTATTGAACTGAGTTTTACTCATTGATTCATAAATAGTATAGATATGTATATACAATTAGACTAGCAAGTCCCCTTTTGTCAATGCTTACCTGCAAAAAGGTTATAAATATGTTACTTAGCGCGAACAATCTGCGATTATCACCATTCACCAAAAATGAGTTACACTACCAACCAGAAAAATTGATCACAAAAATACACGATTAACATTATGAAAAAAAAATTTGGTCTAGAAGATGAAGAGATCCGTCTTTTCAAAGAAGCCATTAGTGGAGCAAAAAAGATCCACCAGGACCAAGTCCTGCACGCACCTG
It includes:
- the hutI gene encoding imidazolonepropionase, with protein sequence MVFKTHSQDVVWRNGRIATMDPELPAPYGLINHHDLVVRDNKIVAIVPTQEIELNDCQVIDVKGKLITPGLIDCHTHLVFGGDRASEWEQRMNGVSYETISVQGGGINSTVRETRKMSENELFERAKPRLEALIREGVTSIEMKSGYGLDYENEEKQLQVAKRLSAQYPISVSSTLLSAHTVPVEYKDKPDDYIDLICQKIMPELWEKGLFEAVDVFCESVGFSLAQSEKLFSAAQKLGIPVKGHMEQLSNLGGSELVARYKGLSVDHIEYLDLEGVKALKASGTVAVLLPGAFYFLRETKLPPIELLREYNVPMAVSTDFNPGTSPFASLRIIMNMGAVLFKLTPEEVWAGVTRHAAKALGRENSHGQLKTGFVADFIVWDAQEPVEMIYEQGSNPLLIRVHEGNITHRNGDMCDPSVYPQK